In one Juglans regia cultivar Chandler chromosome 11, Walnut 2.0, whole genome shotgun sequence genomic region, the following are encoded:
- the LOC109021172 gene encoding BEACH domain-containing protein B isoform X2 produces MNIVKGVADLIRRTSGGQTGESNSGSQPQRFSPPGPKICFSEVGNEAVLNTLWERYEKAIDKVEKRRMFHVFLKQFLVVYKNWEPVDYGQLPEVASTLIEPEEFMPYSNDVVVGCSAGHPSEVISILTEEITVLTSLITELNTSMMRSTIGLSGASTSLNITSEGLPILDALTIVTRSLHNCRVFGYYGGIQKLTALMKGAVVQLKTITSAVSADESLSNFAVEKTGLLQQILGYVVSIACGFIDLDSNVYEKVQLYRNSVQFVPSGGTSALNSSGNSKVPYETRLHWHQRAVVSVMEAGGLNWLVELLRVIRRLSMKEQRTDMSLHYLTLRVLCSALSENPRGQNHFKSIGGLEVLLDGLGVPSSKALTSKSTFYAGEKRDENPLLEIFQLHVLSLEVLREAVFGNLNNMQFLCENGRVQKFANSFCSPAFMLQEYTQQSKDLSGQHRNQISVIDLSNENPMKTSTAEHFVPLPTSAYSQLWNEYIGKLVGILCSFLFAPEDTRSRNVEVSSGQVAIPISSVYGELSIKWVMRVLLTVFPCVKACSDQNELPNHLRVFLNTLQRYVLNTFRKVLVSSPVLLEVFREEGIWNLVFSENFFYFGPSSEEFSEEYYTYHDGSPRKPEIYATTSSTDGQVKSSGVETLQMEVISFLEFAATSNGSAHNLPESSALLDALEQSAYNPEIASVLAKSLRCILQLSAEKTVASFKTLNAVPRVLKVACIQAEEARRSGNSNYIEAVQTTHHQRSDSHEISLSLIKCLKTSMELFTEFLSIADDARIFVLHSSACIDCLFDLFWEEGLRSLVLEHILGLMKIVPINEEDQKAKLQLCSKYLETFTQIKEHEKKFAEISIDLLVGMRDLLLTDPVYYQALFRDGECFLHVVSLLNGNLDEADGEKLVLNVLQTLTCLLASNDASKDAFRALAGKGYQTLQSLLLDFCQWHPSEGLLNGLLDMLVDGKFEMKSSPIIKNEDVIILYLCVLQKSSELLRHHGLDVFQQLLRDSLSNRAACVRAGMLNFLLDWFSQEDNDSIILKIAHLVRVIGGHSISGRDIRKIFALLRREKVGSQQQNSSLLLTTVLSMLNEKGPTAFFDLNGNNSGIIIETPVQWPLNKGFSFSCWLRVENFPRSGTMGLFSFLTENGRGCMAMVAKDKLIYESINLKRQCVQLRANLVKKKWHFLCITHSIGRAFSGGSLLRCYVDGDLVSFERCRYAKVNESLTSCTIGAKISVPIFDEDPTLQSIKDSVPFLGQIGPVYLFSDAISSEQVRGIYSLGPSYMYSFLENEAAPFYDHPLPSGILDAKDGLASKIIFGLNAQASDGRTLFNVSPLLDHAIDKNSFKSSVMIGTQLCSRRLLQQIIYCVGGVSVFFPLITQSVRYENEESVQLEYTFITPVTRERLTAEVIELVASVLDENLANQQQMHLLSGFSILGFLLQSVPPGQLNLETLSALKHLLNVVANSGLAELLVKDAISSIFLNPLIWLYTAYKVQRELYMFLNQQFDNDPRLLKSLCGLPRVLDIIRQFYWDNASRFAIGSKPLLHPITKLVIGERPSHEEIRKIRLLLLSLGEMSLRQNIVAADIKALIAFFERSQDMTCIEDVLHVVIRAVSQKPLLASFLEQVNMIGGCHIFVNLLQREFEPIRLLSLQFLGRLLVGLPSEKKGARFFNLAVGRSRLLSENHRKISLRMQPIFSAISDRLFRFPQTDNLCATLFDVLLGGASPKQVLQKQNQIDRQRSKGHDSHFFLPQMLVLIFRFLSCCDDVSGRMKIITDLLDLLDSNPSNIEAFMEYGWNAWLMASVQLDVLKNYKDEARNECDNEINEQHLLRSLFCVVLSYYMHSVKGGWQQLEETVIFLLAHFEQFPASSADFSLDSFELDHHQDYSAALYKVLHGEFDDQISRNLWGGKQPIANEDDIVDEKWWNLYDDLWTIICEMNGKGPSKVLPKSSSAVGPSLGQRARGLVESLNIPAAEVAAVVVSGGIGSALGGKSNKSIDKAMLLRGERFPRIILRLVILYLYKSSLERASRCVQQVILLLPSFLAADDEQSKSRLQLFIWALLAVRSQFGMLNDGARFHVISHLIRETVNCGKSLLATSIVGRDDSLDSGSNPKETGSIHNLIQKDRVLAAVADEARYMNTLKADRSRQLHELRTRIDETSLAESNNKKAFEDEIQSSLTSVLASDDSRRAAFQLVYEEEQQNVAEKWIHMFRSLIDERGPWSANPFPNNSITHWKLDKTEDSWRRRPKLRQNYHFDEKLCHPPSSAPSNESNLPVNENKSGFVGLIPEQMKHFLLKGVRRITDEGSSESNDNGTEISGHKASIPKDPPDTQCTELKDSIDKKDALQDRKESSSSSLETETNEVLLSIPCVLVTPKRKLAGHLAVMKSFLHFFCEFLVEGTGGSSVFKNFHASSNSDLTKSNQKQNFQHHFDLGRGITSDIDPINEMHKKQLKNVKRHRRWNLSKIKAVYWTRYLLRYSAIEIFFSDSVAPIFLNFASLKDAKEVGTLIVTTRNEYLFPKGSSRDKSGAISFVDRRVALEMAETARERWRRRDITNFEYLMILNTLAGRSYNDLTQYPVFPWVLADYSSEILDFNKSSTFRDLSKPVGALDLKRFEVFEDRYRNFSDPDIPSFYYGSHYSSMGIVLYYLLRLEPFTSLHRNLQGGKLDHADRLFQSIEGTYRNCLSNTSDVKELIPEFFYMPEFLINSNSYHLGVKQDGEPIGDVCLPPWAKGLPEEFINRNREALESEYVSSNLHHWIDLVFGYKQRGKPAVEAANIFYYLTYEGAVDLDTMEDDFQRAAIEDQIANFGQTPIQIFRKKHPRRGPPIPIAHPLYFAPDSISLTSVVCGTSYPPSSVLHVGVLDSNIVLVNQGLTLSVKMWLTTQLQTGGNFTFSASQDPFFGVGSDILYPRKIGSPLAENFELGAQCFATLQTPSENFLISSGNWENSFQVISLNDGRMVQSIRQHKDVVSCVAVTSDGSILATGSYDTTVMVWEVFRGRTPEKRVRNSHTELPRKDYVIVETPFHILCGHDDIITCLYVSVELDIVISGSKDGTCVFHTLREGRYVRSLRHPSGSALSKLVASRHGRIVFYADDDLSLHLYSINGKHLAASDSNGRLNCVELSGCGEFLVCAGDQGQIVVRSMNSLEIIKRYNGVGKIITSLTVTPEECFLAGTKDGSLLVYSIENPQLRKASHPQNVKSKASVMG; encoded by the exons GTGGAAAAGAGAAGAATGTTTCATGTTTTCCTCAAGCAATTTCTGGTTGTATACAAGAATTGGGAACCGGTTGATTATGGCCAGTTGCCAGAGGTTGCTTCAACTCTCATCGAACCTGAAGAGTTTATGCCCTATTCAAATGACGTTGTTGTTGGCTGCTCTGCTGGCCATCCTTCTGAAGTAATTTCAATATTGACTGAAGAGATCACAGTATTAACTTCTTTAATTACTGAGT TGAACACCAGCATGATGCGATCAACAATAGGCTTATCTGGGGCTTCCACAAGCTTGAATATTACTTCTGAAGGATTGCCCATCTTGGATGCTCTGACAATTGTTACCCGTTCACTGCATAATTGCAGAGTTTTTGGATACTATGGTGGCATTCAAAAGCTTACAGCCTTGATGAAAG GTGCTGTTGTCCAACTTAAAACAATAACCAGTGCAGTTTCTGCTGATGAAAGTTTATCTAACTTTGCTGTAGAGAAGACTGGACTCCTTCAACAAATTCTTGGATATGTGGTGTCAATAGCGTGTGGTTTCATTGATTTAGATTCAAATGTATATGAGAAGGTTCAGCTGTATAGAAACAGTGTACAGTTCGTTCCAAGTGGTGGTACATCCGCACTCAACTCTTCTGGTAATTCGAAGGTCCCTTATGAAACAAGGCTACATTGGCATCAGAGGGCTGTTGTTTCTGTGATGGAAGCTGGTGGCCTTAATTGGTTAGTAG AGCTGTTGCGTGTCATCAGAAGGTTGAGCATGAAAGAACAGCGGACAGATATGTCTCTTCACTATTTGACTCTGAGAGTTCTTTGTTCAGCACTATCTGAGAATCCACGGGGtcaaaatcatttcaaaagCATAGGAGGCCTTGAAGTTCTACTAGATGGTCTTGGAGTTCCATCAAGTAAAGCACTAACATCTAAAAGCACTTTTTATGCTGGTGAAAAAAG AGACGAAAACCCCTTGCTAGAAATTTTCCAGCTACACGTTCTTTCTCTGGAAGTTCTAAGAGAGGCAGT CTTTGGGAATTTGAACAATATGCAGTTTCTGTGTGAAAATGGAAGAGTGCAAAAATTTGCGAATAGCTTCTGTTCACCTGCTTTCATGCTTCAAGAGTACACACAACAGAGCAAAGATTTGTCTGGGCAGCATAGGAATCAAATATCTGTTATTGATCTTAGCAATGAAAATCCTATGAAAACCAGTACGGCAGAGCATTTTGTTCCCCTTCCTACCAGTGCTTATTCTCAGCTTTGGAATGAGTATATTGGTAAGCTGGTTGGAATACTTTGTTCTTTCCTTTTTGCTCCAGAAGATACAAGATCTCGTAATGTCGAAGTGTCTTCTGGTCAAGTTGCCATACCCATTTCTTCAGTGTATGGTGAACTTTCAATTAAATGGGTTATGAGGGTTCTTCTCACAGTGTTCCCTTGCGTCAAGGCTTGTTCAGATCAGAATGAGTTGCCAAACCATTTAAG GGTCTTTCTCAATACACTGCAGCGCTATGTACTAAATACATTTAGGAAGGTTCTTGTTTCATCACCTGTATTGCTGGAAGTATTTCGGGAAGAGGGAATATGGAATCTTGTCTTCTCGgagaattttttctattttggacCATCTTCAGAGGAGTTTTCTGAAGAGTATTACACTTACCATGATGGGTCTCCTAGGAAACCAGAAATATATGCTACTACCAGTAGCACTGATGGTCAAGTGAAATCTAGTGGGGTTGAAACTCTACAAATGGAAGTAATTTCATTCCTGGAATTTGCTGCAACTTCTAATGGCAGTGCACATAATTTG CCTGAATCGTCTGCTTTGTTAGATGCCCTCGAACAATCTGCATATAATCCTGAGATCGCAAGTGTTCTTGCTAAGAGTCTACGCTGCATATTACAGCTTTCAGCTGAGAAAACTGTTGCTTCTTTTAAGACCCTTAATGCAGTTCCTCGGGTGCTTAAAGTTGCTTGCATTCAAGCTGAAGAAGCTAGACGGTCTGGAAATAGTAATTACATAGAAGCAGTTCAAACTACCCATCATCAGAGATCCGATTCACATGAGATATCCCTAAGTTTGATTAAGTGCCTGAAAACATCGATGGAGCTCTTCACAGAATTTCTTTCAATAGCAGATGATGCaagaatttttgttttgcacAGTTCTGCATGtattgattgtttgtttgatttattcTGGGAAGAAGGTTTGAGAAGCCTTGTGCTTGAACATATACTTGGGCTCATGAAg ATTGTTCCTATCAATGAAGAAGATCAAAAAGCAAAGTTGCAGTTATGTTCCAAATATCTTGAAACATTTACTCAAATAAaggaacatgaaaagaaatttgcagAAATTTCTATTGATCTATTAGTTGGAATGAGAGATCTGCTCCTGACTGATCCAGTG TACTATCAGGCCTTATTCCGTGATGGAGAGTGCTTTTTGCATGTAGTCTCTTTACTGAATGGTAACCTTGATGAGGCAGATGGAGAAAAGTTGGTTTTGAATGTCCTTCAAACTCTGACTTGTCTGCTTGCAAGTAACGATGCCTCAAAG GATGCATTTAGAGCTCTTGCTGGAAAGGGTTACCAGACATTACAAAGTTTGCTGTTAGACTTCTGCCAGTGGCATCCAAGTGAAGGGCTTTTGAACGGGCTTCTTGATATGCTTGTTGATGGAAAGTTTGAGATGAAATCAAGCCCGATAATCAAG AATGAAGATGTCATCATACTTTATCTATGTGTGCTGCAGAAG AGCAGTGAGTTGTTGCGGCATCATGGACTGGATGTGTTCCAACAGCTGCTCAGGGATTCCCTTTCTAATCGAGCGGCATGTGTCAGAGCTGGAATGCTAAACTTTCTTCTTGATTGGTTTTCTCAAGAAGATAATGATAGTATTATCTTGAAAATTGCCCACTTAGTCCGGGTCATTGGTGGGCATAGCATATCTGGGCGGGATATTCGTAAAATCTTTGCCCTGCTGCGAAGAGAGAAAGTTGGGAGTCAGCAACAGAACAGCTCGCTACTGTTGACCACTGTTTTGTCAATGCTAAATGAAAAGGGACCAACTGCCTTTTTTGATCTGAATGGGAATAATTCT GGGATCATAATTGAAACGCCTGTGCAGTGGCCACTCAAtaagggtttttctttttcatgttggCTTAGGGTAGAGAACTTCCCAAGGAGTGGAACAATGGGTCTTTTCAGTTTTCTCACAGAAAATGGGAGGGGATGCATGGCTATGGTTGCAAAGGACAAGCTTATTTATGAG TCAATAAATCTGAAGCGACAGTGTGTCCAGCTGCGTGCTAATcttgtaaaaaagaaatggcattttctttgtataacTCATAGCATTGGAAGAGCCTTTTCGGGGGGTAGCTTATTGAGGTGTTACGTCGACGGTGATCTCGTTTCATTCGAAAGATGCAG ATATGCAAAAGTTAATGAGTCCTTAACAAGTTGCACAATTGGTGCAAAAATTAGCGTGCCTATATTTGATGAAGATCCCACTTTGCAATCAATCAAAGATTCAGTTCCTTTTCTTGGCCAGATTGGTCCTGTTTATTTGTTTAGCGATGCCATTTCTTCTGAGCAAGTCCGCGGTATATACTCCCTCGGACCAAGCTATATGTATTCCTTCCTTGAGAATGAAGCAGCACCTTTTTATGATCACCCATTGCCTAGTGGAATTCTTGATGCTAAAGACGGCCTTGCATCCAAAATTATCTTTGGACTTAATGCGCAG GCAAGTGATGGCAGGACATTGTTTAATGTTTCTCCTTTGTTGGATCATGCAATCGACAAGAACTCATTTAAATCATCTGTGATGATTGGTACACAATTATGTTCTAGGCGTTTACTGCAACAGATAATTTACTGTGTTGGGGGTGTATCTGTTTTCTTTCCTCTAATAACACAATCTGTTAGATATGAGAATGAAGAAAGTGTACAACTTGAATATACATTCATTACACCTGTCACAAGAGAGCGTCTAACCGCTGAAGTTATTGAGCTAGTTGCTTCCGTACTGGATGAGAATTTGGCAAATCAACAACAAATGCATCTTCTTTCCGGATTTTCAATACttggatttttgttgcaatCAGTTCCTCCAGGGCAACTTAATTTGGAAACTCTTTCAGCTTTGAAACATCTGTTAAATGTCGTTGCAAACAGTG GCTTGGCTGAGCTGCTTGTCAAAGATGCCATATCTAGCATATTTCTTAATCCTCTCATCTGGCTCTACACAGCATACAAGGTTCAGCGTGAATTGTACATGTTTCTCAACCAACAATTTGATAATGATCCGAGGTTGCTTAAAAGTCTATGTGGTCTCCCACGTGTTCTTGATATAATACGCCAATTTTACTGGGATAATGCATCTCGATTTGCTATTGGCAGTAAGCCTCTTCTGCATCCCATCACCAAGCTAGTTATTGGAGAGAGGCCTAGCCATGAAGAAATACGTAAAATTCGCCTTCTCTTATTAAGTCTTGGTGAAATGAGCCTCAG GCAAAATATTGTGGCAGCAGATATAAAAGCTCTCATAGCTTTTTTTGAGAGAAGTCAAGATATGACATGCATTGAAGATGTTTTACATGTGGTTATTCGTGCTGTTTCTCAGAAACCACTGCTTGCTTCTTTCCTTGAACAAGTCAACATGATTGGTGGCTGTCACATTTTTGTTAATCTTCTTCAGAG gGAATTTGAGCCTATCAGATTACTTAGTTTGCAGTTCCTAGGAAGACTTTTGGTTGGTCTTCCATCTGAGAAAAAGGGAGCAAGGTTCTTCAATCTAGCTGTGGGAAGATCCAGATTGCTCTCAGAAAACCATAGGAAGATCAGTTTAAGGATGCAACCAATTTTCTCTGCCATATCTGATAGGTTGTTCAGGTTTCCACAGACAGATAATTTGTGTGCTACCTTGTTTGATGTTCTTCTTGGAGGTGCTAGTCCCAAACAG GTGTTACAGAAGCAAAACCAGATTGACAGGCAGAGAAGCAAGGGACATGACTCTCATTTTTTCCTTCCTCAAATGTTGGTGCTCATCTTCAGATTCCTGTCATGCTGTGATGATGTATCTGGAAGAATGAAAATAATCACAgatcttcttgatcttcttgattCAAATCCTTCAAATATTGAAGCTTTTATG GAATATGGGTGGAATGCTTGGTTAATGGCTTCTGTACAGCTTGACGTGCTAAAAAACTACAAAGATGAGGCACGAAATGAGTGTGACAATGAGATAAATGAGCAACATCTATTGAGGAGCTTGTTTTGTGTTGTTCTTAGTTACTACATGCATTCTGTAAAAGGTGGCTGGCAACAGTTAGAAGAGACAGTGATTTTCCTACTTGCACACTTTGAGCAg TTTCCAGCTAGTAGTGCTGATTTTTCTCTCGACTCCTTTGAATTAGACCATCACCAAGATTATAGTGCTGCCTTATACAAGGTCTTGCATGGAGAATTTGACGATCAAATTTCTAG AAATCTGTGGGGTGGCAAGCAGCCAATCGCCAATGAAGATGACATAGTTGATGAGAAGTGGTGGAATCTATATGATGATTTGTGGACTATTATTTGTGAGATGAATGGTAAGGGACCAAGCAAAGTTTTGCCCAAATCGTCTTCAGCTGTGGGTCCTTCTCTTGGGCAACGAGCACGTGGGTTAGTGGAATCACTGAACATTCCAGCTGCAGAAGTGGCTGCTGTTGTTGTATCAGGAGGGATAGGCAGTGCTTTGGGTGGAAAATCAAACAAAAGCATTGATAAGGCTATGCTTTTACGAGGGGAGAGGTTCCCACGCATTATTCTTAGACTTGTAATCCTATATCTTTACAAATCTTCTTTAGAAAGAGCATCACGATGTGTCCAACAGGTCATTTTACTTTTGCCGAGCTTTTTGGCTGCTGATGACGAGCAAAGCAAAAGCAGATTGCAGCTTTTCATCTG GGCTTTGCTTGCCGTTAGGTCGCAGTTTGGAATGTTAAATGATGGTGCTCGTTTTCATGTTATATCACACTTGATTCGAGAAACTGTCAACTGTGGCAAATCATTGCTTGCTACTAGCATTGTTGGAAGAGATGACTCCTTGGATTCAGGCAGCAATCCAAAAGAAACTGGATCAATTCACAATTTAATACAAAAGGATCGAGTACTTGCAGCA GTTGCTGATGAGGCAAGATATATGAATACATTAAAAGCTGACCGCAGCAGGCAATTGCATGAGCTCCGCACTAGGATTGATGAAACTTCTCTTGCAGAATCTAATAACAAGAAAGCTTTTGAAGATGAGATACAAAGTAGCTTGACTTCCGTTCTTGCTTCAGATGACAGCAGAAGAGCTGCATTCCAGCTTGTTTATGAGGAGGAGCAGCAAAATGTTGCT GAAAAATGGATACACATGTTCCGTTCTTTGATTGATGAGAGAGGTCCATGGTCTGCTAATCCTTTTCCCAATAATTCCATAACACATTGGAAACTTGACAAGACGGAAGATTCATGGCGGCGCAGACCAAAGCTAAGACAGAATTACCATTTTGACGAAAAGTTGTGCCATCCTCCCTCCTCTGCCCCTAGCAATGAGTCTAATCTTCCTGTGAATGAAAACAAATCTGGTTTTGTGGGGTTAATTCCTGAGCAAATGAAGCATTTTCTGCTAAAAGGAGTGAGAAGAATTACTGATGAAGGGAGCTCAGAATCCAATGATAATGGTACTGAAATAAGTGGGCATAAGGCCTCCATCCCCAAGGATCCTCCAGACACTCAATGCACAGAACTAAAAGACAGTATTGACAAGAAGGATGCCCTGCAAGACAGAAAAGagtcttcttcctcctcactggAGACAGAAACTAATGAG GTTCTTTTGTCAATTCCATGTGTACTTGTAACCCCCAAGAGAAAATTAGCTGGGCATTTGGCAGTCATGAAAAGTTTCTTGCATTTCTTTTGTGAATTTCTGGTCGAAGGTACTGGTGGATCGTCAGTGTTTAAGAACTTCCATGCTTCAAGCAATTCTGATTTGACCAAGTCTAATCAAAAGCAGAACTTCCAGCATCATTTTGATTTGGGGAGGGGTATCACGAGTGATATTGATCCAATAaatgaaatgcataaaaaacaattaaaaaatgttaagcGCCACAGGAGGTGGAACTTAagcaag ATAAAAGCAGTCTATTGGACTCGGTATTTGCTTAGATACAGCGCAATAGAGATTTTCTTCAGTGATTCAGTCGCCcccatatttttgaattttgcatcATTGAAGGATGCAAAAGAAGTTGGAACCTTGATAGTTACTACCAGAAATGAGTATTTGTTTCCAAAAGGAAGTAGTAGGGATAAGAGTGGAGCTATTTCGTTTGTTGATAGGCGTGTAGCCCTGGAAATGGCAGAAACTgcaagagagagatggagaagaaGGGACATAACAAACTTTGAGTATTTAATGATTCTCAATACACTTGCAGGAAGATCTTATAATGATTTGACACAGTATCCCGTCTTTCCTTGGGTCTTGGCAGATTACTCCTCAGAGATTCTTGACTTTAACAAGTCATCAACCTTTAGGGATCTCTCGAAACCCGTTGGAGCACTGGATTTGAAAAGATTTGAG GTGTTTGAAGATAGATATCGGAACTTCAGCGATCCTGATATACCCAG TTTCTACTATGGGTCTCATTACTCGAGCATGGGGATTGTACTCTATTACCTTCTTCGATTAGAACCATTTACATCTCTTCACCGTAATTTGCAG GGTGGCAAACTCGACCATGCAGATCGCCTCTTTCAAAGCATTGAGGGCACATATCGGAATTGCCTTTCTAATACAAGTGATGTGAAGGAGTTGATTCCTGAGTTCTTTTACATGCCAGAGTTTCTTATCAATTCAAACTCCTATCATTTAGGAGTGAAACAAGATGGTGAACCCATAGGTGATGTTTGTCTCCCTCCCTGGGCCAAG GGCTTGCctgaagaatttattaatagaaatcGAGAGGCCCTTGAAAGTGAATATGTTAGTTCAAATCTCCACCACTGGATAGATTTGGTGTTTGGTTATAAGCAGCGGGGAAAACCGGCAGTGGAG GCAGCAAATATCTTTTACTACCTGACTTACGAAGGTGCTGTTGATCTGGACACCATGGAAGATGATTTTCAAAGAGCAGCAATTGAAGACCAAATTGCAAATTTTGGCCAGACTCCAATCCAGATTTTCCGTAAAAAGCATCCTAGAAGAGGACCTCCAATTCCAATTGCTCATCCTTTGTACTTTGCACCTGATTCTATCAGTTTGACTTCCGTTGTTTGTGGTACAAGTTATCCACCATCTTCTGTACTTCATGTTGGGGTATTGGACTCGAACATTGTCCTTGTGAACCAGGGGCTTACCTTGTCAGTTAAGATGTGGTTGACAACCCAACTGCAAACTGGGGGAAATTTTACCTTTTCTGCGTCTCAG GACCCTTTCTTTGGAGTTGGTTCTGATATTCTTTATCCTCGCAAAATCGGGAGTCCTTTGGCTGAGAATTTTGAACTTGGAGCGCAATGCTTTGCAACATTGCAGACTCCATCAGAGAATTTTTTGATCTCAAGTGGTAATTGGGAAAATAGCTTTCAGGTTATATCCTTAAATGATGGCAGAATGGTGCAGAGCATCCGACAGCACAAGGATGTGGTCAGCTGTGTTGCAG